The following proteins are encoded in a genomic region of Triticum dicoccoides isolate Atlit2015 ecotype Zavitan chromosome 1B, WEW_v2.0, whole genome shotgun sequence:
- the LOC119314897 gene encoding uncharacterized protein At4g37920-like — MTPDQAAAIASLPYLAAAAGTSTSASLRRPRSLPCCSFPLRRPPPIYLTCAAFPYTPPPCAGDGQHMLRGPPQPRCSNVEAVGDVAAAAVPDDYTEDTPSSSGYANGHMATASSHEQDHPSEGSAGKADDRATTANVNLKMVKISDKLIGVFMVDKPTPTDWRKLLAFSREWDNIRPHFFKRCQERADAETNPEMKHGLLRLARKLKEVDEDVQRHNELFELVKSTPSDKIGEVVAKRRKDFTVEFFNHLYYVAESYKDDPAKQKELATLGNDCVDALQAHDDMSGSLQALNVAELKLKDILNSPSVDAACRKIDDLAEKKELDSALVLMLSKAWSAAKGTDITKSDAKDIMFHLYMTAVANLQRQMPKDIRILKHLIMIEDPAERLSALNDAFTPGPELQGENVDTLFTSPEVLHTWASAIIDAYYSSREGTLLGQARDLMNPKIIKRVEELVKTIKDQYL, encoded by the exons ATGACTCCCGACCAGGCTGCTGCTATCGCCTCCCTACcctacctcgccgccgccgccggcacctccacctccgcctcgctCCGGCGCCCCCGTTCCCTCCCCTGCTGCTCCTTCCCTCTCCGCCGGCCTCCGCCCATATACCTCACCTGCGCCGCCTTCCCCTACACCCCTCCTCCGTGCGCCGGCGATG GACAACACATGCTCCGTGGCCCTCCGCAGCCACGATGCTCCAACGTGGAAGCGGTCGGCGACGTGGCCGCAGCAGCAGTGCCCGACGATTACACCGAGGACACGCCGTCGAGCAGTGGGTATGCGAACGGCCATATGGCCACCGCTTCATCGCACGAACAAGATCATCCTTCTGAAGGAAGCGCGGGCAAGGCGGACGACAGGGCTACTACTGCCAACGTCAACCTAAAAATGGTCAAGATATCTGACAAGCTGATTGGTGTCTTCATGGTCGACAAGCCTACGCCGACGGATTGGAGGAAATTGCTCGCGTTCAGCAGGGAGTGGGACAACATAAGGCCGCACTTCTTCAAGCGCTGCCAAGAGAGAGCGGACGCGGAAACAAATCCTGAGATGAAGCACGGCCTTCTCAGGCTGGCTAGAAAACTGAAAGAG GTAGACGAGGACGTACAAAGGCATAATGAACTATTTGAGTTAGTGAAATCCACACCGTCTGATAAAATTGGTGAGGTTGTTGCTAAGCGCCGTAAAGATTTCACGGTGGAGTTCTTCAACCACCTGTATTATGTCGCAGAGTCGTATAAGGATGACCCTGCTAAGCAAAAAG AGTTGGCGACACTTGGAAATGATTGTGTGGATGCTCTGCAAGCTCATGATGACATGTCTGGCAGTCTTCAAGCGCTGAATGTTGCGGAACTAAAGCTAAAGGACATACTCAATTCACCTTCAGTGGACGCTGCGTGCCGAAAGATCGATGACTTGGCCGAGAAGAAGGAGCTAGACTCCGCGTTGGTGCTGATGCTTTCAAAAGCTTGGTCGGCTGCAAAGGGCACCGACATCACAAAATCGGAC GCAAAAGACATAATGTTCCATCTATACATGACTGCTGTGGCCAATCTCCAGAGGCAAATGCCAAAGGACATCAGAATACTGAAGCATCTTATAATGATTGAGGATCCAGCAGAACGCCTGAGTGCGTTGAATGACGCTTTTACTCCTGGTCCTGAACTTCAAGGCGAGAATGTCGATACCTTATTCAC GAGTCCGGAGGTGTTGCACACTTGGGCAAGCGCTATAATCGATGCATATTATAGCAGCAGGGAGGGCACTCTCCTTGGGCAGGCAAGGGACCTGATGAACCCTAAAATTATAAAGAGGGTTGAAGAGCTCGTGAAGACGATCAAGGATCAATACCTCTGA